One Lucilia cuprina isolate Lc7/37 chromosome 4, ASM2204524v1, whole genome shotgun sequence DNA segment encodes these proteins:
- the LOC111681976 gene encoding ras-related C3 botulinum toxin substrate 1 isoform X2 has translation MSTGRPIKCVVVGDGTVGKTCMLISYTTDSFPGEYVPTVFDNYSAPMQVDTIQVSLGLWDTAGQEDYDRLRPLSYPQTDVFLICFSVASPSSFENVTSKWYPEIKHHCPDAPIILVGTKIDLREDRETLSALSEQGLAPLKREQGQKLANKIRAVKYMECSALTQRGLKQVFEEAVRAVLRPEPQKRRQRKCIVM, from the exons ATGTCAACAGGAAGACCCATCAAATGTGTTGTCGTTGGCGATGGTACTGTCGGCAAGACATGCATGTTAATATCATATACCACAGATAGTTTTCCCGGTGAATATGTGCCTACAGT TTTCGATAACTATTCAGCACCCATGCAAGTAGACACAATACAAGTATCACTGGGTCTATGGGATACAGCCGGACAAGAGGATTATGATAGACTACGGCCACTTTCATATCCACAAACGGATGTATTTCTGATATGTTTTTCAGTGGCGAGTCCATCATCGTTTGAAAATGTCACCTCAAAATGGTATCCCGAAATAAAACATCACTGCCCCGATGCGCCCATTATATTAGTTG GTACCAAAATTGATTTACGTGAAGATCGTGAAACGCTTAGTGCTTTGTCTGAGCAGGGCTTAGCGCCTTTGAAACGTGAACAAGGACAAAAACTAGCAAATAAAATACGTGCTGTTAAATATATGGAATGTTCAGCTCTAACACAACGAGGCCTAAAACAG GTATTCGAAGAGGCTGTGCGTGCCGTTTTAAGACCTGAGCCCCAAAAACGACGTCAACGAAAGTGTATagttatgtaa